From Corallococcus soli, a single genomic window includes:
- the epsU gene encoding exopolysaccharide biosynthesis GT2 family glycosyltransferase EpsU, whose protein sequence is MTVWTWVDVALCVGLLPVVGGCGYLLLLTLLSGRKAAPTPPSPATRKFDVVIPSHNEELGIARTVANLSAVDYPTDLRRIIVVADNCSDATAQKAREAGATVLERQDAEKRGKGYALAHAFERSQKDGFADAVVVVDADTVVTPNLLHAFSRRLEDGAHAAQAHYGVMNPTASWRTRLMTIALGMFHRVRSMGRERMGVSCGLRGNGMCFTHAVLKQVPHDAFSVVEDLEYGIRLARAGHRVHYAWEAEVLGEMVTAEKQSRSQRQRWEGGRAQMRKLHGWPLLSDALKQKSGLLFDLSMDVLVPPLSQLVLATVAGSVLATGVVWLSGGTAVAASGLAAFGLTSLALYVLRGWWVSGVGARGLLDLAWAPIYVVWKVWLMVRGPGAEKRGEWVRTTREAERP, encoded by the coding sequence GTGACGGTCTGGACCTGGGTGGACGTGGCGCTGTGCGTGGGGCTCCTGCCGGTGGTGGGAGGCTGCGGCTACCTGCTGCTCTTGACGCTGCTGTCGGGGCGCAAGGCGGCGCCAACGCCGCCGTCGCCCGCGACGCGGAAGTTCGACGTGGTGATTCCGTCGCACAACGAGGAGCTGGGCATCGCGCGGACGGTGGCGAACCTGTCCGCGGTGGACTACCCCACGGACCTGCGGCGCATCATCGTCGTGGCGGACAACTGTTCGGACGCGACGGCCCAGAAGGCGCGCGAGGCGGGCGCCACGGTGCTGGAGCGCCAGGACGCGGAGAAGCGCGGCAAGGGCTACGCGCTGGCGCACGCCTTCGAGCGCAGCCAGAAGGACGGCTTCGCGGACGCGGTGGTGGTGGTGGACGCGGACACGGTGGTGACGCCCAACCTGCTGCACGCCTTCTCCCGCCGGCTGGAGGACGGGGCGCACGCGGCGCAGGCGCACTACGGGGTGATGAACCCCACGGCGTCGTGGCGCACGCGGCTGATGACCATCGCGCTGGGCATGTTCCACCGGGTGCGCTCCATGGGGCGGGAGCGGATGGGCGTGTCCTGCGGCCTGCGCGGCAACGGCATGTGCTTCACGCACGCGGTGCTCAAGCAGGTGCCGCACGACGCGTTCAGCGTGGTGGAGGACCTGGAGTACGGCATCCGCCTGGCGCGCGCGGGGCACCGCGTGCACTACGCCTGGGAGGCGGAGGTGCTGGGGGAGATGGTGACGGCGGAGAAGCAGAGCCGCTCGCAGCGGCAGCGCTGGGAGGGGGGCCGCGCGCAGATGCGCAAGCTGCACGGCTGGCCGCTCTTGAGCGACGCGCTGAAGCAGAAGAGCGGGCTCCTGTTCGACCTGTCCATGGACGTGCTGGTGCCGCCCCTGAGCCAGCTGGTGCTGGCGACGGTGGCGGGTTCGGTGCTGGCGACCGGCGTGGTGTGGCTGTCCGGGGGTACGGCGGTGGCGGCCTCCGGGCTGGCGGCGTTCGGGCTCACGTCGCTGGCGCTGTACGTGCTGCGCGGCTGGTGGGTGTCCGGCGTGGGCGCGCGCGGCCTGTTGGACCTGGCCTGGGCGCCCATCTACGTGGTGTGGAAGGTGTGGCTCATGGTGCGCGGCCCCGGCGCGGAGAAGCGCGGCGAGTGGGTGCGCACCACGCGCGAGGCGGAGCGGCCGTAG
- a CDS encoding MerR family DNA-binding protein — MKVFPRRPAEAPLGPLRIGALARVAGVKLSTLRFYERRKLLMPLERSDSGQRLYGPEAAIRVRFIRRSQELGFTLKEVSAFLAVSDRRGIPTRDVARFANEKVQAIDARIDDLRRMRRAITTLMAEGFCAEDTVCPIQAALGAPTTVAKRTSRASTPTVSRGRHRPSIARGG, encoded by the coding sequence GTGAAGGTGTTCCCGCGACGGCCCGCTGAAGCTCCCCTGGGGCCCCTGCGCATCGGCGCGCTCGCTCGCGTTGCGGGCGTGAAGCTGTCCACCCTGCGCTTCTACGAACGGCGCAAGCTGCTGATGCCCCTGGAGCGCAGCGACAGCGGTCAGCGCCTGTACGGCCCGGAGGCCGCCATCCGCGTGCGCTTCATCCGCCGCTCCCAGGAGCTGGGCTTCACCCTGAAGGAGGTCTCCGCGTTCCTCGCCGTGTCCGACCGGCGCGGCATCCCGACCCGCGACGTGGCCCGCTTCGCCAACGAGAAGGTCCAGGCCATCGATGCCCGCATCGACGACCTGCGCCGCATGCGCCGCGCCATCACCACCCTGATGGCCGAAGGCTTCTGCGCGGAGGACACCGTGTGCCCCATCCAGGCGGCGCTCGGCGCTCCCACGACGGTGGCGAAGCGGACGTCCCGCGCTTCGACACCCACCGTGTCACGCGGTCGCCACCGGCCGTCCATCGCTCGGGGCGGCTGA
- the sitI6 gene encoding SitI6 family double-CXXCG motif immunity protein: MRYFELRTPRDDVPRVWTGSYQAEARWMLPGVECPACGETWSGIALAYPSVDLSEHPRRPEFEAPGPEPFASYARLAEQLGAWLPPGAQVEPGTTFGPLVGTARGKFGPLVLRDPWKLLVREDALQALQAARIQGLAPVRAELATASAPMPALYELELVARGRLHPSCLPSGTAPPCATCGRMGGPMPLDIRLEAASLPSGQDVFRLTDAVTLIIVSERFVEVARSLGPMDVLFHELPVSV, translated from the coding sequence ATGCGCTACTTCGAGCTGCGCACGCCGCGCGACGACGTGCCCCGCGTCTGGACGGGCAGCTATCAGGCGGAGGCCCGCTGGATGTTGCCCGGCGTGGAGTGCCCGGCCTGCGGGGAGACGTGGAGTGGCATCGCGCTCGCGTATCCCTCCGTGGATCTGTCCGAGCATCCTCGACGACCGGAGTTCGAGGCGCCGGGCCCGGAGCCCTTCGCGAGCTATGCACGGCTCGCGGAGCAGTTGGGCGCATGGCTGCCGCCTGGGGCCCAGGTGGAGCCGGGAACGACGTTCGGTCCACTGGTCGGGACCGCGCGGGGGAAGTTTGGTCCCCTGGTCCTGAGGGACCCCTGGAAGCTGCTGGTCCGGGAGGATGCGTTGCAGGCGTTGCAGGCGGCGCGAATCCAGGGACTTGCTCCGGTCCGGGCGGAGCTGGCCACTGCGAGTGCACCGATGCCCGCGTTGTATGAACTCGAGCTCGTTGCCCGGGGGCGATTGCATCCGTCGTGTCTGCCTTCCGGTACCGCTCCGCCCTGTGCGACCTGTGGGCGGATGGGTGGACCCATGCCGTTGGACATCCGGCTGGAGGCCGCATCCCTGCCCTCGGGGCAGGACGTGTTCCGGCTGACGGACGCCGTGACGTTGATCATCGTGAGCGAGCGCTTCGTGGAAGTGGCTCGGAGCCTGGGCCCGATGGACGTCCTCTTCCACGAGCTTCCCGTCAGTGTCTGA
- the sitA6 gene encoding SitA6 family polymorphic toxin lipoprotein — protein MRWWALGFVAGLLGCASAGTPPLESPLRSWELADNSGSGCQPDEEDRCVATLCKETECALFFCEDLVPGRVVRARASAPVFVAPGSTAWRSWGSAQGLPGNRSPVMVFRWSPRERLPSEVRRQQAREEWARRPKEKHHLFPQQYTAYFRSKGINVHDYVVVIDKAEHARIHRGPDGAPWNGEWRAFFSRTYGRATKPEHFEQASKMIQQFGLFGLTTTYWQSVDLGPTPRGD, from the coding sequence ATGCGGTGGTGGGCGCTGGGGTTCGTCGCCGGGCTGTTGGGGTGCGCGTCCGCTGGGACGCCGCCCCTGGAGTCACCGCTCCGCAGCTGGGAGCTGGCCGACAACTCCGGATCGGGCTGTCAACCGGACGAGGAAGACCGCTGCGTCGCGACGCTCTGCAAGGAGACGGAGTGCGCGCTCTTCTTCTGTGAAGACCTGGTGCCAGGGCGCGTGGTGCGCGCCCGTGCGAGTGCGCCCGTGTTCGTGGCACCGGGCAGCACGGCTTGGCGGAGCTGGGGCAGCGCGCAGGGGCTGCCGGGCAATAGGAGCCCGGTCATGGTGTTCCGCTGGTCTCCGCGCGAACGCCTGCCGAGCGAGGTGCGGAGGCAGCAGGCCCGGGAGGAGTGGGCGCGGCGGCCCAAGGAGAAGCACCACCTCTTTCCCCAGCAGTACACCGCGTACTTCCGGTCCAAGGGCATCAACGTGCATGACTACGTCGTGGTCATCGACAAGGCCGAGCATGCACGGATCCACCGGGGACCGGATGGAGCGCCGTGGAACGGAGAGTGGCGCGCGTTCTTCTCCCGGACCTATGGGCGCGCCACCAAACCGGAGCACTTCGAGCAGGCGTCGAAGATGATCCAGCAGTTCGGTCTGTTCGGCCTCACGACGACCTACTGGCAGAGCGTGGACCTGGGTCCCACGCCTCGGGGGGACTGA
- the epsH gene encoding exopolysaccharide biosynthesis glycosyltransferase EpsH, whose amino-acid sequence MAGSRPRVLLIAELCNPDWVSVPLEGWSLARALAEVADVHLVTQVRNRENILKQGLVEGKDFTALDSTPVERPLEKVGEVLRGKAGVGWTTATALSVLPYYYFEELLWRRFGDRIRAKEFDVVHRYTPISPTTPSTLAARCAEAGVPFVMGPMNGGLPWPKGFGDARVREREWLSYIRDVYKLMPFYKSTRKNAAALMMGSRATRAQLAAEYQDKTVYIPENAIDVRRFGASKAEAPKPGEPLRVAFVGRFVPYKGMAMLIDAAAPLVREGKVVVELIGDGAEMQNLRAQVARGGLQNGVTFAGWVKHQELQGRLAKNHIFGFPSVREFGGAVVAEAMALGLVPIVMDYGGPGEIVSPSTGFAIPMGTPDEIVQRVRGVLEKLVADPSVIGPMGERARARIQKHFTWRAKAEQVLEVYRWVSGERGQPDFGMPLAD is encoded by the coding sequence ATGGCTGGCTCCCGACCCCGCGTCCTCCTGATTGCTGAGCTGTGCAACCCAGACTGGGTGAGCGTCCCCCTGGAAGGCTGGTCCCTGGCCAGGGCGCTCGCCGAGGTGGCGGACGTGCACCTGGTCACCCAGGTCCGAAACCGCGAGAACATCCTCAAGCAGGGGCTGGTGGAGGGAAAGGACTTCACGGCGCTGGATTCGACGCCGGTGGAGCGCCCGCTGGAGAAGGTGGGCGAGGTCCTCCGGGGCAAGGCGGGCGTGGGCTGGACGACGGCCACGGCGCTCAGCGTGCTGCCCTACTACTACTTCGAGGAGCTGCTCTGGCGGCGCTTCGGGGACCGCATCCGCGCGAAGGAATTCGACGTGGTGCACCGCTACACGCCCATCAGCCCCACGACGCCCAGCACGCTGGCGGCGCGCTGCGCGGAGGCCGGGGTGCCCTTCGTGATGGGCCCGATGAACGGCGGCCTGCCGTGGCCCAAGGGCTTCGGGGACGCGCGCGTGCGTGAGCGCGAGTGGCTGAGCTACATCCGGGACGTCTACAAGCTGATGCCCTTCTACAAGTCGACGCGCAAGAACGCGGCGGCGCTGATGATGGGCTCGCGGGCGACGCGCGCGCAGCTGGCGGCGGAGTACCAGGACAAGACGGTGTACATCCCGGAGAACGCCATCGACGTGCGGCGCTTCGGCGCGTCGAAGGCGGAGGCGCCGAAGCCGGGCGAGCCGCTGCGGGTGGCGTTCGTGGGGCGCTTCGTGCCGTACAAGGGCATGGCGATGCTCATCGACGCGGCGGCGCCGCTGGTGCGCGAGGGCAAGGTGGTGGTGGAGCTCATCGGCGACGGCGCGGAGATGCAGAACCTGCGCGCGCAGGTGGCCCGGGGTGGGCTGCAGAACGGCGTCACGTTCGCCGGCTGGGTGAAGCACCAGGAGCTGCAGGGGCGGCTGGCGAAGAACCACATCTTCGGCTTCCCGAGCGTGCGCGAGTTCGGCGGCGCGGTGGTGGCGGAGGCGATGGCGCTGGGGTTGGTGCCCATCGTGATGGACTACGGCGGTCCGGGTGAAATCGTGAGCCCGTCCACGGGCTTCGCCATCCCCATGGGGACGCCGGACGAAATCGTGCAGCGCGTGCGCGGGGTGCTGGAGAAGCTGGTCGCGGATCCGTCCGTGATTGGCCCCATGGGCGAGCGCGCAAGGGCGCGCATCCAGAAGCACTTCACGTGGCGCGCGAAGGCGGAGCAGGTGCTGGAGGTCTACCGCTGGGTGTCCGGCGAGCGTGGACAGCCGGACTTCGGGATGCCGCTGGCGGACTGA
- the wzy gene encoding exopolysaccharide repeat unit polymerase, with translation MTFAPSRAAWLQYIVMVAGLGAVTLGAAAVGNGDPIVTLAPTLAFTVGWVIWKLPLRYLALTVLYLVLAVDYTPERPQSMFWPSPLFPLGKLLFTQMHELVGIGALRFPLIDGLIIGAIGIGIWRRATKSTIDPPVVPIPRPLAVVLALSFFSIMWMEVWGIARGGDIKNSLWQWHQAAVLPLVAMMYHYSLRGPEDWPVVARTIILAALTKSAVSTYFALVVVPAQGLEVEYTTCHSDSMTFIFAITVCIARWLEKPKSGHAIRGILIIILVFIGMFFNDRRLAYVSLVGGLAAAYFFNPWTPLKKALTRGLIACSPLLVVYILVGWGSNSSVFKPVATFRSMIEGQHAEGELDYRDIENLNLIATWNTNPLFGTGYGHEFLEPYPLPNIAFVFPTYRFHPHNSLLGLLAFGGWFGFTGVWMYLVVTVYLAARSYHRAYAAEHRTACLVIVGVVASYLNQVFGDMGIISYICTFQVAVMSVLSGKLAMVTGAWPWPQREKVLGLKRVEPPPQEPRPVTVDAGQVA, from the coding sequence ATGACCTTCGCACCCTCCCGCGCCGCCTGGCTCCAGTACATCGTGATGGTCGCGGGCCTGGGAGCCGTCACCCTGGGCGCCGCCGCCGTGGGTAATGGTGACCCCATCGTGACCCTGGCGCCCACGCTGGCGTTCACAGTGGGGTGGGTCATCTGGAAGCTGCCGCTGCGCTACCTGGCGCTCACGGTGCTCTACCTGGTGCTCGCGGTGGACTACACGCCCGAGCGTCCCCAGTCGATGTTCTGGCCCTCGCCGCTGTTCCCCCTGGGCAAGCTGCTCTTCACGCAGATGCACGAGTTGGTGGGCATTGGCGCGCTGAGATTCCCGCTCATCGACGGGCTCATCATCGGGGCCATTGGGATTGGCATCTGGCGGCGGGCGACGAAGTCCACCATCGACCCGCCGGTGGTGCCCATTCCGCGGCCGCTCGCGGTGGTGCTGGCGCTCTCCTTCTTCTCCATCATGTGGATGGAGGTGTGGGGCATCGCCCGGGGCGGGGACATCAAGAACTCGCTGTGGCAGTGGCACCAGGCCGCCGTGCTCCCGCTGGTGGCGATGATGTACCACTACAGCCTGCGCGGGCCGGAGGACTGGCCGGTGGTGGCGCGCACCATCATCCTGGCGGCGCTCACCAAGTCCGCGGTGAGCACGTACTTCGCGCTCGTCGTCGTCCCGGCCCAGGGGTTGGAGGTGGAGTACACGACCTGCCACTCGGACTCGATGACGTTCATCTTCGCCATCACGGTGTGCATCGCGCGCTGGCTGGAGAAGCCGAAGTCGGGCCACGCCATCCGGGGCATCCTCATCATCATCCTGGTGTTCATCGGGATGTTCTTCAACGACCGCCGGCTCGCGTACGTGAGCCTCGTGGGTGGCCTGGCGGCCGCGTACTTCTTCAACCCGTGGACACCGCTGAAGAAGGCCCTCACGCGCGGGCTCATCGCGTGTTCGCCGCTGCTCGTCGTGTACATCCTCGTCGGGTGGGGTTCGAACAGCAGCGTGTTCAAGCCGGTGGCGACCTTCCGCTCCATGATTGAAGGCCAGCACGCCGAAGGAGAGCTGGACTACCGCGACATCGAGAACCTGAACCTCATCGCGACGTGGAACACCAACCCGCTGTTCGGCACGGGCTACGGACACGAGTTCCTGGAGCCCTACCCGCTGCCCAACATCGCGTTCGTGTTCCCCACGTACCGCTTCCATCCGCACAACTCGCTCCTGGGCCTGCTGGCCTTCGGCGGCTGGTTCGGCTTCACGGGCGTGTGGATGTACCTGGTGGTGACGGTGTATCTGGCGGCGCGCTCGTACCACCGGGCCTACGCTGCGGAGCACCGAACGGCGTGTCTGGTCATCGTGGGCGTGGTCGCGTCGTACCTGAACCAGGTGTTCGGAGACATGGGCATCATCTCGTACATCTGCACGTTCCAGGTGGCCGTCATGTCCGTGCTCTCAGGCAAGCTGGCCATGGTGACCGGCGCGTGGCCGTGGCCTCAGCGTGAGAAGGTGCTGGGCCTGAAGCGCGTGGAGCCTCCGCCTCAAGAACCGCGCCCCGTGACGGTGGACGCGGGGCAGGTGGCGTGA
- a CDS encoding mechanosensitive ion channel family protein, producing MRRPASPWLWLLLLLGPVGAFALNAGLPPPPADVDRRTPAATATGFLDAAHARDAVRAPQYLDLSRLPPATQAEEGLKLARRLVMVLDRTLWLDFARIGREPEGPGERARREVLGQVATARGTQDIILERVDAEGGPVWVFSADTVGAIDALFEEHGSPLLERLPPVFFTRPLWVLEAWQWLGLAVLLAGAWVLGRLGEALVLRIGARAAGLTKSGWDDELLAAGKGTMRHVLGALITATGARLLMLPPPAQGAVDLGARSIIIVGAALFMLRFFTRAARFVEQKVAQSPEGTDVARVRGLRTQLSILRRVVEVAVVLVAASLLLLQFEAVRNVGVSLLASAGLAGLVIGLAAQKSISTLLAGIQLSITQPIRIGDTVIVENEWGWVEEITLTYVVVKVWDLRRLVIPITHFLEKPFQNWSKVSPDILGTAEIYVDFRTNVPAVRAELKRILDEESKGLWDGKAQGLQVTDLSERTMKLRALVSAADAGKAFDLRCLVREKLVAYLQAQPHGLPLLRAEASHLPFPEANDSGPALLPARPGNTARVEPPR from the coding sequence GTGCGCCGTCCCGCTTCGCCGTGGCTGTGGCTGTTGCTGCTCTTGGGGCCCGTGGGGGCCTTCGCGCTGAACGCGGGGTTGCCTCCGCCGCCCGCGGACGTGGACCGGCGCACGCCTGCGGCGACGGCGACGGGGTTCCTGGACGCGGCCCATGCCCGGGACGCCGTCCGGGCGCCGCAGTACCTGGACCTGTCGCGGCTGCCCCCCGCAACGCAGGCGGAGGAAGGCCTGAAGCTGGCGCGGCGGCTGGTGATGGTGCTGGACCGGACGCTGTGGCTGGACTTCGCGCGCATCGGCCGCGAGCCGGAGGGGCCAGGGGAGCGCGCCCGGCGCGAGGTGCTGGGTCAGGTGGCCACGGCCCGGGGGACGCAGGACATCATCCTGGAGCGCGTGGACGCGGAAGGGGGCCCCGTGTGGGTCTTCAGCGCGGACACGGTGGGCGCCATCGACGCGCTGTTCGAGGAGCACGGCTCGCCGCTGCTGGAGCGCCTGCCGCCCGTGTTCTTCACCCGCCCGCTGTGGGTGCTGGAGGCGTGGCAGTGGCTGGGGCTCGCGGTGCTGCTGGCGGGAGCCTGGGTGCTGGGGCGGCTGGGCGAAGCGCTGGTGCTGCGCATCGGCGCCCGCGCCGCCGGGCTGACGAAGTCCGGGTGGGATGACGAGCTGCTCGCGGCCGGCAAGGGCACGATGCGCCACGTCCTGGGGGCGCTCATCACGGCCACGGGCGCGCGGCTCCTGATGCTGCCCCCGCCCGCGCAGGGCGCGGTGGACCTGGGCGCGCGCTCCATCATCATCGTGGGGGCGGCGCTGTTCATGCTGCGCTTCTTCACCCGCGCGGCGCGGTTCGTGGAACAGAAGGTGGCCCAGTCCCCGGAAGGCACCGACGTGGCGCGCGTGCGCGGGCTGCGCACGCAGCTGTCCATCCTGCGCCGCGTGGTGGAGGTGGCGGTGGTGCTGGTGGCCGCGTCGCTGCTGCTCCTCCAGTTCGAGGCGGTGCGCAACGTGGGCGTGTCGCTGCTCGCCTCCGCCGGGCTCGCGGGCCTGGTGATTGGTCTTGCCGCGCAGAAGTCCATCAGCACGCTGCTGGCGGGCATCCAGTTGTCCATCACCCAGCCCATCCGCATTGGCGACACGGTCATCGTGGAGAACGAGTGGGGCTGGGTGGAGGAGATCACCCTCACCTACGTGGTCGTGAAGGTGTGGGACCTGCGCCGGCTGGTCATCCCCATCACCCACTTCCTGGAGAAGCCCTTCCAGAACTGGAGCAAGGTGTCCCCGGACATCCTGGGCACGGCCGAAATCTACGTGGACTTCCGCACCAACGTGCCCGCGGTGCGCGCGGAGTTGAAGCGCATCCTGGATGAGGAGTCCAAGGGCCTGTGGGATGGCAAGGCGCAGGGGCTCCAGGTGACGGACCTGAGCGAGCGCACCATGAAGCTGCGCGCCCTGGTGAGCGCGGCGGACGCGGGCAAGGCGTTCGACCTGCGCTGCCTCGTGCGGGAGAAGCTGGTCGCCTACCTCCAGGCCCAGCCCCACGGCCTGCCCCTCTTGCGCGCCGAGGCCAGCCACCTGCCCTTCCCGGAGGCGAACGACTCCGGCCCGGCGCTCCTGCCCGCACGCCCCGGCAACACCGCCCGGGTGGAACCCCCGCGCTGA
- a CDS encoding RNA polymerase sigma factor, producing MADEETQLFAMLVIQFRSGLLKHARRILGNTADAEDLVQHALDEAWKERLHLQGAEAFRAWTGRVINTRAISLLRHHRAEQRKAVNAGWVTALSDDPDEQEGGELWTFIQEKDLMEAVDGLPPQQREVFHLRAQGRSYVSIGVQVGRSTGTVGWWLHQVREQLRERLLPIAEERRLSVGAWH from the coding sequence ATGGCTGACGAAGAAACGCAGCTGTTCGCGATGCTGGTGATTCAATTCCGTTCGGGGCTGCTGAAGCACGCCCGCCGCATCCTGGGGAACACCGCGGATGCGGAGGACCTGGTGCAGCACGCGCTGGACGAGGCGTGGAAGGAGCGGCTGCACCTGCAGGGGGCGGAGGCGTTCCGGGCGTGGACAGGAAGGGTCATCAACACGCGGGCCATCAGCCTCTTGCGGCACCACCGGGCCGAGCAGCGCAAGGCGGTCAACGCCGGCTGGGTGACGGCGCTGAGCGATGATCCGGACGAGCAGGAGGGCGGCGAGCTCTGGACGTTCATCCAGGAGAAGGACCTGATGGAGGCGGTGGACGGCCTGCCGCCCCAGCAGCGCGAGGTGTTCCACCTGCGCGCGCAGGGGCGCTCCTACGTGAGCATCGGCGTCCAGGTGGGGCGCTCCACCGGCACGGTGGGCTGGTGGCTGCACCAGGTGCGGGAGCAGCTGCGCGAGCGGCTGCTGCCCATCGCCGAGGAGCGCCGGCTCTCCGTCGGCGCGTGGCACTGA
- a CDS encoding serpin family protein has protein sequence MTVSHVSRTSLFVVALSLTGCQGPPDVPEAAPPGERVVGSCCGPSYSGLVEPLETRNLVSGITDFGVALFHESAKTEANFAFSPYGLVDALGMVYAGTLGETEQAMAEVLPVLRSRAGRGRFHEVLAALSMTLDARYAPRNTSPMSRLIRTNALWVRQDAALLDGGQSSVYLDTVSALHGQHVYMEDFRKNPLATRARVNTWLQETVSGALQDVLPRDGLSAEERLLLVSTLALHAGWRTRFQERDTAEGLFQTREEGPVPVAMMHTRGLFPLLAGEGYDAVALPYRDDTLRMVIIAPHAGRFDEVTSRLSRAFLDEVRAGLKDAFVALALPRFEVRQGPPLAPALSSLGLGGLFDQTADLRGMGLSGGLWLSHAYQQAPVVVMERGTGRVDTLMWLPPSAEPSTPLTVDRPFVFLIEHVPSGTPLFLGRYVQP, from the coding sequence ATGACCGTCTCCCACGTTTCGCGGACCTCCCTGTTCGTCGTGGCCCTGTCGTTGACCGGATGCCAGGGGCCTCCCGATGTGCCCGAGGCAGCGCCACCGGGGGAGCGGGTGGTGGGCTCCTGCTGCGGTCCTTCCTACAGCGGCCTGGTGGAGCCCCTGGAGACCCGGAACCTGGTGTCTGGCATCACCGACTTCGGGGTGGCGCTGTTCCATGAGAGCGCGAAGACGGAGGCCAACTTCGCCTTCTCCCCGTATGGCCTCGTGGATGCACTGGGCATGGTGTACGCGGGCACGCTGGGCGAAACCGAGCAGGCCATGGCGGAGGTCCTCCCCGTGCTCCGGAGCAGGGCCGGGCGTGGGCGGTTCCACGAAGTGCTGGCGGCGTTGTCCATGACGCTCGACGCGCGCTACGCCCCCCGGAACACCTCTCCCATGTCCAGGCTGATCCGGACGAATGCGCTCTGGGTCCGGCAGGATGCCGCGCTCCTCGACGGAGGCCAGTCCTCCGTGTACCTGGACACGGTCAGCGCCCTCCACGGCCAGCACGTCTACATGGAGGACTTCCGCAAGAACCCCCTGGCCACGCGAGCCAGGGTCAACACCTGGCTTCAAGAGACCGTCAGCGGCGCGCTCCAGGACGTGCTGCCGCGGGACGGACTGTCCGCGGAGGAGCGGCTGCTGCTCGTCAGCACGCTGGCGCTGCACGCCGGCTGGCGGACGCGGTTCCAGGAGCGCGACACGGCCGAAGGCCTGTTCCAGACCCGTGAGGAGGGCCCGGTGCCCGTGGCGATGATGCACACGCGGGGGCTGTTCCCCCTGCTGGCGGGTGAGGGATACGACGCCGTCGCGCTGCCCTACAGGGACGACACGCTGCGCATGGTCATCATCGCGCCGCACGCGGGCCGCTTCGACGAGGTGACGTCGCGCCTGTCACGGGCCTTCCTGGACGAGGTGCGCGCGGGCCTGAAGGACGCGTTCGTCGCGCTGGCGCTGCCGCGCTTCGAGGTGCGCCAGGGGCCGCCCCTGGCGCCAGCGCTGTCCTCGCTGGGGCTGGGAGGCCTCTTCGACCAGACCGCGGACCTGCGGGGCATGGGTTTGTCGGGAGGGCTGTGGCTGTCGCATGCGTACCAGCAGGCCCCGGTGGTGGTGATGGAGCGGGGCACGGGGCGCGTGGACACCCTCATGTGGCTGCCTCCCTCGGCGGAGCCGTCCACGCCGCTCACCGTGGACCGGCCGTTCGTCTTCCTCATCGAGCACGTGCCGTCCGGGACGCCGCTCTTCCTGGGCCGCTACGTGCAGCCGTAG